Proteins from a genomic interval of Zingiber officinale cultivar Zhangliang chromosome 1B, Zo_v1.1, whole genome shotgun sequence:
- the LOC121995342 gene encoding transcription factor bHLH68-like produces MNRGGVHHNHHHRRRRRQQQQQHESSLVQQMMIGSSPSPSFWSMNELMMMPPQEMPNLSSSKEFPKFLKALSPKIPCHDQRSQELPESWSQLLLGNLVEEEGECTYAPIFESSTNLQNLVDHVLKEDISYCGNFEEHHQEDEQGTSRSPRSCVTTSFSNNNILDFSNSSKAAQRKQNHQADHHHLSPDQNFNAKWNGNSGGPSFKKARVQASSVVSSLKVRTEKLGDRIAALHQLVSPFGKTDTASVLLETIGYIRFLHGQIQALSSPYIGKASRDSTSSHGSYHQVDDGDQEGGKDLRSRGLCLAPASFTLQVDQKDIAASFWAHN; encoded by the exons ATGAATAGAGGAGGAGTTCATCATAATCATCATCATCGTCGACGACGACgacaacagcagcagcagcaTGAGAGTTCCTTGGTGCAGCAAATGATGATTGGGAGTTCACCAAGCCCTAGTTTCTGGAGCATGAATGAGCTGATGATGATGCCACCTCAGGAGATGCCCAATCTGTCTTCCTCCAAGGAATTCCctaagttcttgaaggcacttagTCCCAAGATCCCTTGCCATGATCAAAGATCACAAGAGCTCCCTGAGTCATGGAGCCAACTCTTGCT GGGAAATTTggtggaggaagagggagagtgcACATACGCTCCAATATTTGAATCATCCACTAATCTTCAAAATCTGGTTGATCATGTACTCAAGGAAGATATTAGTTACTGTGGCAATTTTGAAGAGCATCACCAAGAAGATGAACAGGGAACAAGTAGATCTCCCAGGTCTTGTGTCACTACAAGCTTCAGCAACAACAATATCTTAGACTTCTCAAATAGTAGCAAAGCAGCACAGAGAAAGCAAAATCACCAAGCAGACCATCATCACTTATCACCTGATCAG AATTTCAATGCTAAGTGGAATGGCAACAGTGGTGGTCCATCTTTCaagaaagctagggttcaagCCTCCTCAGTAGTGTCATCTCTCAAG GTTAGAACGGAGAAGTTGGGAGATAGGATTGCAGCTCTACATCAGCTAGTTTCTCCATTTGGGAAG ACTGACACTGCGTCTGTACTGCTGGAAACCATCGGCTACATCAGATTCCTCCACGGTCAAATTCAG GCTCTGAGCTCCCCGTATATAGGGAAGGCATCGAGGGACTCCACCAGCAGCCATGGATCATACCACCAAGTG GATGATGGTGATCAGGAAGGCGGAAAGGACTTGAGGAGCCGAGGGCTGTGCCTGGCGCCGGCTTCCTTCACGTTGCAAGTAGATCAGAAAGACATCGCAGCCAGTTTCTGGGCTCATAATTAA